From Anaerobiospirillum thomasii:
GAATCCATGGAGACTAAAGGCAAGATACGTTTTGAAAAGGACTATGATCCTTCTCTGCCTGAAATCAAGATGGATATGGATGCTATTGAGCAGACACTGCTCAATATTATCTCCAATGCTGTACAGGCTTTAAATGACTCAGAAACAGTGCATCCTATTGTAAAAATCAAAACTCGCGCTATGGCAGGCATGATCATCAATGGGATTAAGTACTCCATGTCCATTGCTATCGATATTACTGATAATGGACCTGGCATCCCTGAGAATATAAGGGAGACAATTTTCTATCCTATGGTAACGTCCAAGCAGGACGGTAATGGTTTGGGTCTTTCAATTGCGCAAAGTATCATAGAAAGACACAATGGCACAATTGACTGCGAAAGTGAAAAAGGTAAGACAACATTCAGAATACTGTTACCTCTTCGCAAAGAAAAAAATAAACAAGGAGCGTAATTTATGGATCCAATGATCTGGGTCATTGACGACGATGCAAGTATTCGTTTCGTTTTTGATAAGGCACTTGATGTCAACTCTATATCACATCGTCTGTTTCAGAATGGCGAGGAGGCCCTTGAGGCTTTAAAGAAAGAAATACCTGATGTTATTGTCTCTGATATAAATATGCCAGGTGTTGATGGTATCTCTCTTATTCAGAAGGTACATGATGTTGATAAGAACATACCTTTTATCATTATCACAGCTCACTCTGATTTAACCGCCGCTATTGATTCATATGAAAAAGGCACCTTTGAATATCTGCCAAAACCTTTTGATATTGAACAGGCCATAAGCTTTATAAGACGTGCAGCCGTGCATAGAGTCAATATGCAAAATAAAAAAGATCAGAATGATCAGCAGCTTCTAGGTGATGCAGAGATTATCGGCAAATCACCTGCCATGCAGGAGGTATTCAAGTTCATTGGCCGTGTCTCAAAGACCGAGGTACCTGTACTTATCCACGGTGAGTCAGGCACAGGCCGCGAGCTAGTAGCTCTTGCCATGCACAATCACTCAGACAGACAGTCAGGTCCTTTTATTTCTGTCAATATGTCATCCATGCCTGCAGATTCAATTGACTTTGAAATCTTCGGCTCTGAGGAGTCACAGCAGGACTGTGCTATTTTCAAGGCCAACAACGGTACACTGTTTATCAATGAAATCAGTGAAATGCCTATAAGCTCACAGACAAGACTTATACAGGTTCTGCAAAGTGGCGAATATATGCCTATTGATGCTACCAAGCCTCACAAGTGCAATGTGCGTATTGTGGCTGCCACCTCAAAGAGTATTGAAGAGCTTGTTGAAAATGAAGGCTTTATTTCCGATCTGTATTACAGACTTAATGTAATTCACATCAATATGCCTCCACTTAGAGACAGAAACAACGATATTCCTATGCTGGCTAAGCACTTTTTAACTCAGTGCGCCATTGAGAATAATACTGAACCAAAGAAACTTACATCAGAGGTTTTAGTATTTCTGTGCCGTCAGCCATGGCCTGGCAATGTGCGTCAGCTTAAAAATCTGTGTAAATACCTTACCATTATGGTTACAGGGCGTGATATTCAACTATCAGATCTGCCATCTGAGTTTTTACATGCCAAGACAGCACAAGTCAAAGTTGCCACTTCAATTACAGGCACATCAAAAGAGCCCGTATCATGGCAAGAGCAACTTAGAAACTGGGTTGACGGCAGACTCAAAGCAGGCGAGACAGATATTCTTGCTGAGGCTGTTCCTGAATTTGAAAGAGTTATGCTTGAGGCAGCTCTGGCATTTACAGGTAATCACAAACAAGAATCAGCAAAGCTTTTAGGCTGGGGAAGAAATACCTTAACCCGCAAAATTAAAGAGCTTAACCTCAAATAACACAATGCAGCAGTAAGCTGCAGTAACTCCTGTATAAAAAAACTCTATTAACAGCGTATATGTTAATAGAGTTTTTTATCTTATCAATACGTATGAGCACATAGACACCATCTTAAATCAAGATCACCGTCAAGTTTACAGGTGACAGAGCATGGTCTTTATTATGTTTTTTTAACCATACCATCTAGATAGTAATTTGTATCTAAAACTCTTTTATTAAGCCTAAAAATATATATTTGATGTTAGAATGTTCACATAATCGAAGCTGTTAAATTTTATACAACTGAAAACTTAATTACATATTTTTATATTGGAGCCGAAAATGTCAGACGATACATTCAAGGAAGTTGTTATAACATCAAGCGATATCATGTTACATCTTTGCGATAGTCTTACCTATGTTATGTCAACTGCAGCTGAAGTTAAAGTTACCTTCACACCAATGGTACAAAGAATTAGACATACCACACTGCGTCCAGATATCGGTACCTTTGTTTTATTCACAGGCTCATTCTCAGGCATGGTAGTACTCAACTTCTCTAAAGAAGCTGCTATGGAGATCTACTCTTCATACATGAGGTATATGGGTTTTACTGCCAATGAAATATCTCAAAACTATACTTCTGATGATGTTGCGGCAACTTTAGGTGAGCTTATGAATCAGATTATAGGAAACTTTACAGGTAAAGTTTCCTCAGAGCTACACTCACATATTACACAGAATCAGCCAAAAATGCTGACTCTGCCGCAACACGTCGAGCTTAACATCAATATGTCTTTAGACAATCCAATTGTAAGACGTATAACTTTCAAGACAGCCAGCGGAGCTGTATTCTATCTTGAGCTTGCCATGGACGATACTGACTTTACCAAGGTCAGAGAATTTGAGGAGCATTCACAGCTAAGCCCTGATGAAATTCTTGAGCAGGCTTTATTATCCAAATAATTTATTCCTTATTACAAGAGACTTACTATGAGCGACACAATTACGACAAAGCCAATTGACTTTAGGCGTACAAAATTCATTACAAGTGCCCCAAATCTTAAGGCTCTGCCTCCTGATATTGGCGCTGAGATTGCTTTTGCAGGTCGCTCAAACTCGGGCAAGTCATCTGCCTTAAATGCCATCTGCGACCAGAGCCGTCTTGCTAAAACCTCTAGAACTCCAGGCCGTACCCGCCTTATCAATCTCTTTGAGGTAACACAGGGCTGTTCCCTAGTGGATTTGCCAGGCTATGGCTATGCAGCCGTTCCTGAAAGCATGAAGCGAGAGTGGCAAAAATCCATGAGTGAATATCTGCAAAAAAGAAATGCTCTGCGCGGCATTGTAGTTACCATGGATATAAGACATCCTTTAAAGGATCACGACCGACTTATTATTGACTGGTCAATTGCAGCAAACCTGCCTGCCCTTATTCTTCTGACCAAAGCTGATAAATTCTCAAGCTCGGCCCGAGCCAAGGCAATAAAGGATCTTAAATATGATCTTATGGAATTTGGCGGTAATTTCACCATAATTGCCTTTTCAGCTCTACGTAAAATCGGTATTGATGAGACACGCAATGTTTTAAGACAGTGGTTTGAGCTGTATAATCCTGTCACCGAAGATTTTGGTGCTGAAGATGGTTTTCAGGAAGATTAAATAATTTAACCAAACATTTTTAAAGACGAGGATAATATGGCACGCAAAGGAACACTATTTATTGTTTCTGCTCCAAGTGGCGCTGGCAAGACATCATTAATTAAAGCACTGCTTGAGCGTTTTAATTATGATGATACTATGCGACTTAGTATTTCTCATACAACGCGTCAGCCACGTCCTGCTGAGGAAAACCATGTAAGCTACCACTTTGTAAGTATCGAAGAATTTGAGTCTCTTATTGAGCGTAATGCCTTTTATGAGTACGCCAAGGTCTTTGACAATTACTATGGAACCTCAAAGGAAATAGTGCAGGAACAGATAAATCAGGGCTATGATGTCTTTCTGGATATAGACTGGCAGGGTGCACGTATTATCAAAGAGCAAAGTCCAGATGCCATAGGTATTTTTATTCTGCCACCTTCAATTGAAGAGCTTAAAAACCGCCTTGTCAGCAGAGGTCAGGACAGTGATGATGTCATTGCAGGCCGTATGGATAAAGCTTTGCGAGAGATATCTCACTATAATGAATATGACTACGTTATTGTAAATGATGATTTTGATACATCTTTAAGTCAGTTGCGCTCAATTGTTCTATCAAGCAGATCTACTCTTGTAAAAGCACAGGCAGAGTATGGTAACTTACTGTCATCATTTAGCGCAAATGAGACAAAGTAAACATTTTAAACCATTTAATATCAAATACATAAAGTCAATTTTATTGATTTTAAGGTTGTATTTACTTTAAATAAAAGTTTCCCAAAAATCTGTACTATTAAACGGCTTCAATATTTGACGCTATCATAAAGGAAAGTTGTTCCACTCAAGAAGCCGTTTAAATAATAGCATATTTAAGTGTCTATGAACTCTTTTTGGGCCTGCCAACCGGTCTTTTAATCTTGTCAGTTTTTTCAATTTTAGGTCTGCCAGGTTTTCTTTTGGGTCCAATAAATTCAGGCTTTTTCTTTGGTCTTCCTCTTGGTTTGGGCTCAGATGTAACTCCTTGCGAGTCCACTTCTTTTTTCTCTTTATGAGGTCGACCAGCTTTAGCTTTTCTAAGTTTTTCAGGTGCCTGCTTATTGGTACAAAGTCCAAGTTTAATTAATGCCTCAAAGCTCGATTTAACCCCCACTTCCCAGTATCCATCATCTAAATCAGGTATGCCTTCAATAGGTGGATCAGTTCTTCTCCATACGGCATTGAGATCTTCCATAAGCTCTCCATATGTTATGCCGTTTAGTACATTATTTTCCTCAAGCTTGTTTAGAATCCTTGATGTAATCAAGGTTGATATGAAGTTTATAAACTCAAGACCCTGCACAGAAAAGTCATTGTGAACTCTTGTCTCATCAAAGTACTCTTCATTTTTATAGCGATTAAACATAAGCTCAAGAAGCCATCGCTCCTTGAATGTCTTATATACAGAAGATGGTTCTAGATCTAAATCTGACTCAAAAACAATCAATCCGGACTTTTCTTCTCTAGATTTATACTCCTGAGCGTCAAATGAGTTGTTTTTTATCGTTCTCATTATGTAGTTTGTATTTTCTTTTGCATAGCCTGATATATCTCTGAAAGAATACAGATAAAGACCGTCTTTTGTTACAACTTTCCTGCAAACTACTGCTTTTTCCTCATATCTGATGGCACTGTCAAACTCTAAAAGAGAATACTCACTGATTCGTACATCATTGCGCCTTATTGGGGTTATATAGTGAAGATCTTTGTGCTCAGCGAGCTCCTGTCTAATTTTATTTGGTGGAAAGCCTTTGTCGGTTACTATAATTCCTTTTTCTATATTATTGTTCCTAATAAAGGCTCTATAAGCAGAGGCATCTATAATGTTTCCAGGTAAAATCATAGAGCATAATGGCTCCATGGTTTCTATTACATAAGCATAGATAATAGAGACATCTCTGCAACCTTTGACACGAGACTTCCTTGAAAAGTTAGACAAATCGTTAACTATACTTGTATTCTGCTTAAGAGTTCCATCTATAGCAATATGACAAGAAGGCAGGAGTCTGTCTATACGTCTTGCATAAAAATCATGCATCAATTGAGAATTTGAGCCAAGGTGGTAGATGAACTTTGCTACTGTATTCTTGCTAAGGCCCACATAAGGTATAAATTTTGAAATAAAACAATGCTCATAGGCGGACTTCAATCTTGTATTTGTAACTCTAGGTCTTATTACCCTTAGCAAGGCCATAGCGAGAATTGTATCCACATCCCCGCACTCATACACGGCCCTCAAATCGTCTTTTATATCGCCGACTACCGAGAAAGCAAGAGCACTGGCTCCATAAGACAATTTATCTGGCATTACTCCCTGAGATACAATTTTAGTCTCTTTGGCAACATAACGACCATCAATAATATGACCAATAATAGCTCCATTGATAGGCTGGGCCTTTCCTTTGGCATCATACTTAGTACCAGATCTTTGACGAACAGCGTACCTATATCTGCCAGTTCCAGATAGAACTACGACAGTATTTGTAGGTCTTGGGACGGCTCTTATATTCTCAGGTATAGACATAACTAAAACCCTCAAAATATTATCTATTAATTAAGATATAACTGTACATATTATATCATATATGTACAGTTAAAATAATATATTTATAGTATTTTTTTATGGATTTTATTAATAATGTCACAATAATAGAGCAAAGAAGAATCTGTTGTTAACAAAGGATTTATGTAATTATTTGGTAAGATTAGGGAGATAGTGAATATGATATAATGAGCTTAAAGTAAATCCCCATTAGTACAGTTTATGGGGAATCTTTTATTTAAAATTAAATATTACATTATTTAAACCACTTTCTCTATTAAGAGGTATATTAAACATGGCTCGTGTAACAGTAGAAGATGCTGTAGCCCAGATTGGAAATCGTTTTGATTTAGTTTTAATTGCAGCACGTCGAGCACGTCAAATTTCTACACAGGGCTCCAAGCCACTTGTTGATGAAGAAAATGATAAGCCTACAGTAATTGCCCTGCGCGAAATTGAAGAAGGTCTGATTACTGAAGAGTTTTTAGATAAACAAGACAGAAAAGAACATCTATGTGAGACATCAACTCTGCCAGCTGACAATGAGTTTGCTCCAATAGATGGTGTTGAAATGTTCAACTAGATATAAGGATAGATTATGGTGCCAGAAAAGACAGATACTACACTGACAGCGTCTGCAGGTATATCTGATTATAATGATTATCCGGCACCATCTAAAGATGTTGTAGCATCTCCTAATTACAATTACTACAATCCTCTACGCGATATTGTCTGCTCATACCTTCCCCTATCACGCATCTGTGAAATAGACAAAGGCTTTTTAATTGCAGATCGTGCTCATGATGGTCAGAAAAGAGCATCTGGTGAGCCTTATATTATCCATCCTATTGCAGTGGCAAGTATCATTGCCCGTATGCATCTTGATGTTGAGTCTGTAATTGCAGCTCTGCTGCATGATGTTGTTGAGGATACCTTTATTACTGAGGCTGACGTAGAAAAAGAGTTTGGTTCAACAGTAAGACAGATTGTCTATGGTGTTACCAAACTTGATAAACTACGCTTTCATGATTACAGAGAAGCACAGGCAGAAAACTTCCGCAAAATGATTCTGGCTATGACCAAGGATATTAGAGTAATCCTGATTAAATTAGCCGACAGAACCCATAATATGCGCACTATTGGCAATCTGCGTCCAGATAAAAGAAAACGTATTGCCAAAGAAACACTTGAGGTCTTTGCCCCTATTGCCAACAGACTAGGTATATCAGAGATTAAATCAGAGCTTGAAGAGCTGGGCATGGCTGCTCTCTATCCTATGCGCTATAGAGTTTTAAAAGCTGCTGTAATCAAAGCCAGAAACAATAGAAAAGAAATTGTAAACAATATACAAGACGCCATAAAGCATAGACTTGATGAGGTTAAAATCCCTTGCAGAGTTCTTGGCCGCGAAAAGAAAATCTACTCCATTTATCAGAAGATGATAAACAAGGAACTGCAGTTTAAAGAAATTATGGATGTATATGCCTTCCGTATCATACTCTCAGATACAGATACCTGTTATAGAGTACTTGGACATATGCACAATCTCTTCAAGCCACGCCCTGGCAGTTTTAAGGACTATATTGCAGTACCAAAAATCAATGGCTATCAGTCATTGCATACATCTTTGGTAGGACCTCATGGCGTGCCAATTGAAATTCAGATAAGAACTGAGTTTATGGATCAGATGTCAGCCCGTGGTGTGGCTGCCCACTGGTCATATAAAGAAAAAGGTTCAGAACCAACATCAACCACTGCGCAGAAAAATGCGCAGCGATGGATTAAAAACCTTATAGATCTGCAAAAAAGCGCCTCATCTGCTATGGACTTTATTGAAGGCGTTAAGACCGATCTGTTCCCTGATGCAATTTATGTGTTTACACCTGATGGCAAGATTTATAATCTGCCAGCCGGTGCCACACCTGTTGACTTTGCCTATGCAGTACATACTGATATCGGCCAGCACTGCGTCGGCGCAAGAGTCAACCACAGAATGTTCCCACTCTCAAGAGCGCTTGAGTCTGGTCAGTCTGTAGAGATTATAACCTCACCAAATGCCGAACCTTCTGCCTTATGGCTGTCATCTGCAGTAACATCAAGGGCAAGATCCAAGATAAGACAGTATCTAAAAGGTCTTAGAACACAAGAATGTGTTCTTATTGGCCGCAGACTGCTACAAAATACCCTTAAGGGAGGCATACGTATTGAGTCTCTGCCACAAAGCGCCATAGACACAATTCTTGCTGAATTTAAAAAGCCTGATCTCAACTCGCTTTTTGTAGATATAGCTTTGGGTAATATTCTTACTGCCATTGTAGCTAAAAGACTGCAGCAGGATATTCCTAACTCTCAGGAAGAAGGTCTGCCTATTACTGGTACAAGCGGTATTCCTTATACCTTTGCCCAATGCTGTATGCCAATTCCAGGAGATCATATCATTGCCCATATTACCCCAGGCAAAGGTCTTGTCATCCATAACTACAACTGCTCAAATATAAGAGATATGTCCAAGGATCCTAATAAATTTACAAATGTTGAATGGGATCTTGCAGTTGCATCAAATTTAGACTTCCAGACAGGTCTTAGAATAGAGCTTGAAAAC
This genomic window contains:
- a CDS encoding sigma 54-interacting transcriptional regulator; amino-acid sequence: MDPMIWVIDDDASIRFVFDKALDVNSISHRLFQNGEEALEALKKEIPDVIVSDINMPGVDGISLIQKVHDVDKNIPFIIITAHSDLTAAIDSYEKGTFEYLPKPFDIEQAISFIRRAAVHRVNMQNKKDQNDQQLLGDAEIIGKSPAMQEVFKFIGRVSKTEVPVLIHGESGTGRELVALAMHNHSDRQSGPFISVNMSSMPADSIDFEIFGSEESQQDCAIFKANNGTLFINEISEMPISSQTRLIQVLQSGEYMPIDATKPHKCNVRIVAATSKSIEELVENEGFISDLYYRLNVIHINMPPLRDRNNDIPMLAKHFLTQCAIENNTEPKKLTSEVLVFLCRQPWPGNVRQLKNLCKYLTIMVTGRDIQLSDLPSEFLHAKTAQVKVATSITGTSKEPVSWQEQLRNWVDGRLKAGETDILAEAVPEFERVMLEAALAFTGNHKQESAKLLGWGRNTLTRKIKELNLK
- a CDS encoding DUF3334 family protein, whose protein sequence is MSDDTFKEVVITSSDIMLHLCDSLTYVMSTAAEVKVTFTPMVQRIRHTTLRPDIGTFVLFTGSFSGMVVLNFSKEAAMEIYSSYMRYMGFTANEISQNYTSDDVAATLGELMNQIIGNFTGKVSSELHSHITQNQPKMLTLPQHVELNINMSLDNPIVRRITFKTASGAVFYLELAMDDTDFTKVREFEEHSQLSPDEILEQALLSK
- the yihA gene encoding ribosome biogenesis GTP-binding protein YihA/YsxC; this translates as MSDTITTKPIDFRRTKFITSAPNLKALPPDIGAEIAFAGRSNSGKSSALNAICDQSRLAKTSRTPGRTRLINLFEVTQGCSLVDLPGYGYAAVPESMKREWQKSMSEYLQKRNALRGIVVTMDIRHPLKDHDRLIIDWSIAANLPALILLTKADKFSSSARAKAIKDLKYDLMEFGGNFTIIAFSALRKIGIDETRNVLRQWFELYNPVTEDFGAEDGFQED
- the gmk gene encoding guanylate kinase, coding for MARKGTLFIVSAPSGAGKTSLIKALLERFNYDDTMRLSISHTTRQPRPAEENHVSYHFVSIEEFESLIERNAFYEYAKVFDNYYGTSKEIVQEQINQGYDVFLDIDWQGARIIKEQSPDAIGIFILPPSIEELKNRLVSRGQDSDDVIAGRMDKALREISHYNEYDYVIVNDDFDTSLSQLRSIVLSSRSTLVKAQAEYGNLLSSFSANETK
- a CDS encoding transposase, producing the protein MSIPENIRAVPRPTNTVVVLSGTGRYRYAVRQRSGTKYDAKGKAQPINGAIIGHIIDGRYVAKETKIVSQGVMPDKLSYGASALAFSVVGDIKDDLRAVYECGDVDTILAMALLRVIRPRVTNTRLKSAYEHCFISKFIPYVGLSKNTVAKFIYHLGSNSQLMHDFYARRIDRLLPSCHIAIDGTLKQNTSIVNDLSNFSRKSRVKGCRDVSIIYAYVIETMEPLCSMILPGNIIDASAYRAFIRNNNIEKGIIVTDKGFPPNKIRQELAEHKDLHYITPIRRNDVRISEYSLLEFDSAIRYEEKAVVCRKVVTKDGLYLYSFRDISGYAKENTNYIMRTIKNNSFDAQEYKSREEKSGLIVFESDLDLEPSSVYKTFKERWLLELMFNRYKNEEYFDETRVHNDFSVQGLEFINFISTLITSRILNKLEENNVLNGITYGELMEDLNAVWRRTDPPIEGIPDLDDGYWEVGVKSSFEALIKLGLCTNKQAPEKLRKAKAGRPHKEKKEVDSQGVTSEPKPRGRPKKKPEFIGPKRKPGRPKIEKTDKIKRPVGRPKKSS
- the rpoZ gene encoding DNA-directed RNA polymerase subunit omega; its protein translation is MARVTVEDAVAQIGNRFDLVLIAARRARQISTQGSKPLVDEENDKPTVIALREIEEGLITEEFLDKQDRKEHLCETSTLPADNEFAPIDGVEMFN
- the spoT gene encoding bifunctional GTP diphosphokinase/guanosine-3',5'-bis pyrophosphate 3'-pyrophosphohydrolase, coding for MVPEKTDTTLTASAGISDYNDYPAPSKDVVASPNYNYYNPLRDIVCSYLPLSRICEIDKGFLIADRAHDGQKRASGEPYIIHPIAVASIIARMHLDVESVIAALLHDVVEDTFITEADVEKEFGSTVRQIVYGVTKLDKLRFHDYREAQAENFRKMILAMTKDIRVILIKLADRTHNMRTIGNLRPDKRKRIAKETLEVFAPIANRLGISEIKSELEELGMAALYPMRYRVLKAAVIKARNNRKEIVNNIQDAIKHRLDEVKIPCRVLGREKKIYSIYQKMINKELQFKEIMDVYAFRIILSDTDTCYRVLGHMHNLFKPRPGSFKDYIAVPKINGYQSLHTSLVGPHGVPIEIQIRTEFMDQMSARGVAAHWSYKEKGSEPTSTTAQKNAQRWIKNLIDLQKSASSAMDFIEGVKTDLFPDAIYVFTPDGKIYNLPAGATPVDFAYAVHTDIGQHCVGARVNHRMFPLSRALESGQSVEIITSPNAEPSALWLSSAVTSRARSKIRQYLKGLRTQECVLIGRRLLQNTLKGGIRIESLPQSAIDTILAEFKKPDLNSLFVDIALGNILTAIVAKRLQQDIPNSQEEGLPITGTSGIPYTFAQCCMPIPGDHIIAHITPGKGLVIHNYNCSNIRDMSKDPNKFTNVEWDLAVASNLDFQTGLRIELENRQGILSEISNAVDVAGSRIESINSDIKEDSIYIINLTVTVRDRIHLAGVMRRIKAVPNVLKIFRRR